The sequence TTCTTTTCCTTAAGGTTAACCATTCATCCTACCAACTACCCATTCACATTCGTATCCTAGAGATATCCATTTACCAATAATAACAAATTTTCTATTAAGAATATTCATTTGTTACCATTATAAATATTACCTACAAATTGAATATCCACTTACAACAAAAGCATTACAATGACTTCAACCATCACAATCTATTGCAATAAATAATGATCTCAATCTACTACAAGTCCTATTGCTTACATCCACAAGCTATGAGATACATTACAATACATCTCAATGTTTTCTTCCACAAATCATAATCAAGTCTTAAGATAACATCtaccatcacacacacacacacacacatatcccaACATATCAAGAGCATATCTCTTCTACTACATAACACATTTACAACatttacatgatatatatatatatatataacaagttcCATAAGATCAAATACATCTATCTGCTACAATATTCATTCATAAGCACCATGATAGAAGAATCAACATCCACGCATGAATAATCCAATgaaaacatcccaatggaagaaggcatcaaaccatcgacaatgtgaaaccaaaggaaccatcccccatgctataaggagatgacataaggtcccaacacacactctagacctaagctgacacctaaaaACCAAAGAGACTCAACAACTCAAGCACTACTACAATACATAATCATTCATCAATCACAAGGCATCCACAAATATAAAACACCCAGAGGCATACCAACCAATCAAgatgacaatgcaaatcaaacaaagggcacatgtaggagtggagtgtcatcacatgctatcctccaaaaCATAAAAGCACTGCCTTGAAAGGCATAAACTCGATATACatatggagccatctcaacctatgagagaatcaatgGAGACTGAGTTTCCAtcgcaatggccttcccaagcttatcctaaaacattctccctaggatcaagtcttggggctcacaactattaattatcttgattagatgaatcctaattacccaacccatctaattaattattaatgttatcactttttTACAATAaagaaaacttccaatgtgccttggtagtctagaccctaagcatccttacaaggaacctcttagtagcctatctctcatgaccctagtCATCATATGAAAACCCACTCCCCCTAAGATGttcccaaaacaacaataacaatatggaGGTTCAAATTAAAAACCAAAGGAatccataacaacacataagaagacatagccatcaatatcaATCAAGAGCCTCAATGCAAGATAATAAATCAAAAGCCATCTCATGGACAATCAAAATCTACCATAAACATGAAataatcctcaacaacaaggcttaTCAACTCATTGgaggaaaaacaataaaataaacctCACAACATGACTTATCAACATGTTGGAGACACATAAAACCTCTACGACAAGGCATATCAACTCATCAGAGcataaaatcacataaaatcatCAATTTTGAAATAACTCAAAGCTGGAAAACATCAAATAGCCTCAATACAAGCCTCTGATACAAAGATAGATTCAAAAAATTGATCACAGGCAAGCAAAACTGATCAATCACATAGACAAAGTAGTTTAGTGCATTTGAAATGCAGGTTAGTGCATTTACACATTCCTACAGCGCATATGAAAGACCCTACAATGCATATGAAAGATCCTGCAGTGCATATGATAGATCGTGCAGCGCATATGCTCTAACAGACTcagaaaaattatgacaagaaaataaaatcaaagggGCTATGAAAAATCCCGAATAAAGGCTCAATAGAAATGCCTAGACCTAAGGAAAATAATGGAATAAACATAATAGAAAATTATAGAGTAATTTGTAAGATATCACAAACTAAGCCTCACGGCTCCGACCAATTCTTTCACAAAATAAAATCACAGAGGGAAAAATGAGTTCTGATAACACTCCCCAAAAGATCACAATGTAAAATAAGCTCTAAAACTTCAAAaccaaaaatgaaataaataaataaaacactcTGCCAAGGCTTCTGAGACAAAGCTCCCCTAGCAAAGCCCGTTTGGAGCAAGTCCCAGAGAACTCAAGGGACAAGCCGACTTCACAATACAAAGCAAGGGATCTCAATACAACTTGAAAATATAAATCCCCACAAGAAACACACAACACACATGAAGCCAAAACAATCACAAAGCAGGAATTCCCTAGCCGACAATTCACAATTGCACACAAAAtgaaccaatattttttttttaaagctatAGCCTAAAACTTTATACCAAAAATTCACATAATATTTATTAACCCAAACTATACAAAATATATTCCCCATGCTCCTGGAAAACAATCTTTTCTGCAAACACGAAGcaaataagaatttaaaaataaaatacaaaagtaagATTCTCTGGCCTGGAAATTGAGTGATGGGAAGAGAAATCTGAAGAAGCACAACAATCCAAAACCAAAATCCAAGCTCCAAGCTTTCAACCAAAATTATCGGCAAGACAAATAAATTCTCCTGATGGTAATTTGACAAAATGCACATGCTACCATTTAAATAGAAAATCATTCAAAACATAGCCTCCATGTCAGccaatgaaaataatccaaaaccaataaatcttacctacccatcctcatataattttttattttcccaataCATATTTAACCAATAACGATTAACggtaggtaggaaatataataaggcttatttaccaagtaacaagagaatattaataaaataatataaagtattatTCACCATATGAATAAATAATAACCATGCCCAATTAAATAACCAAGGGCTAATCATTAAAGTAaagccaaataattaaatataaaataaccaaaggctatcaaaaaaataaaagacaccaataaaatattaatcaacattaaaatataaaagcattattaaacaataaataaataaataataataaataaacaataaatatcaaaaaacGATAAACCAATAActaccaaataaaaaataaatcgcaaataaataaataatcaaattaaactataataataatCCACCAATTAATTTAATCACTAatcaaacattaattaattaaataaatcaccaaATACTCACAAGCTACCAAAATAATCACAACTCAACTTACTAACATGGCGAATCACACCAAGACAACTGACAACCAAggtagacaacttaagcctagagtatatcaagggaactcatgtcatctccgacaacttgccattgagattaaagacacactcagacccatggagctaggtggagtcgatgtctagtacctgtaaATCCCGCATCCACCAatccacaatacaacatatacaataatatatcataaataaacaagcaagtgatagagaatcacaatgccatatcctgctcgcaatgagtgatgtcattatccctatcacgaagacaatcataaaacaaccaaacacatcataacGCCAACTCATCACATATATTTaggaagtagggttagcataatcataatgccATCAAATCCATAATCCATATAATCTATCTAGCATGGAAAGTGCATATAGACACCAAGAAATATAAATCCATCATACATCATGATTATCTATAGCAAGTATTATCATCCATACCTAAGTCATCAAATATCATATATCCACATGAAtatcttgcatcatcataagcatctAAAATATAAATGGAGTCAACACATAGTATGATACCATCAATCACTATCATAAGGTAAACTAGGCTATGCTAATAGGGTCTATAAATGTACAAAGCGAAGGATGAGTCAGGGTGGGGCACTACATATGAGCTCATgattttaatccattgttttggaaatcatatatgttatgttttttttttaaaaattgctcTATATATTGGAGCAatgtgataatggttttatttggttATTTTGTATGTAATGTTATAATGTCACTAAAATGTTATTAGACTAAAGAAAATAGTTGGAACAATATCATTGTAGAGATTTATTCTTGATTAATACAAGTTTGATATCTCTTTGGTGGTGGAGTGTTTTTTCTAAAGGATTTCTTCACATTAATTCTACTATTATTAGTTTATTATGAgttttttgatttaatttattgTCATAAGTAATTGTTTGCTCATCTATTTCAAAAACTCAGAATTAAAcattttatgcatataattttattttaaatgtttgcTGTGTTTCTCAACAAAATATTTGTTGACTGTCATGTATTCCACTAATTGTTATGAGCTAATTTATAATTTATACAATTAATTGTTATATATGGTTTCCAAAGGCATTCAATCATCATTGATTATCATTTGAATATCCTAAACACTTCAAGGAGATTCAATTTAGGAATATTTTAGTTCAGAGGACTAAAAGGAATCTAAATGTGTAACAAAAAATTTTAGGACATTTGCGTGATTGCATATTGATGTGTTCAATAATTTCCACAACTATAAAGCTTGTCCAACAAGGGGTTCAACCTAAAAGAACATGACCATTACGATCTCTCAATTTTGATGAGGAGAAAACATTGCACTTTTTATTATAGTTTATATTTTACGTTTTTATGAATCTTCAGACTAATATGCCTGGCGCCATACCTTATTGCATATAGGTTTGTTTACTTTTTACTATAATACTTTGCTAATTATAAGTAATATTAGAAGTAATAGTTATGATGGAATGTTTATCTTTTTTCTTGTTTACATGATGAAAATATGATGACAATTAGAATTATATCTTCAAGTTCTGTTTTATCTGCATTTAGGTGTTTTTAAATACATTGTGAGTAAACAAGCAGAATTCAACAAGATTCATGGCAACTACTGCATGAAAGATGATAACCTCCAGTTATTTCAAAATgaagatcttccttgatctctcttTCTGTTCCTGTTTCGTTGGCGTGTTTCATCATCGTTATTTATAACTCAACTTCCTCTCGGAGTTGATTTATTTTTTTCAGTTtcttttctcatgttgtttttGTAATCATTTTTATCGTTGTAGGCGGGAAGccttagtttaaaatttgaataaggatgtatatatatatatcaatactTAGTTTTAGTTGAGCTGAATCTTCTTTGTAATACTCAGAACTTGTTTTACATCCTTTTGGAAGTACATGTCAATAAAAGTAGACAATTGATCTCAGTACTTGTGTTTCAagatcccaccagaggaagagcaGGGCCCGCTTGATCAAAGGGAGGTGATCTTTGTTGTGATTTCAATTCTTTTACAGCTTCAAAATTGAGATTAATTTACTTTGGTACTTTTTCACTGAGATGTTAAGTTTCAACTGTTGGTAATTTCTTTCTAGTAATCAGCATTAGATTTGAAGTTGAATGTTATTGTTAGGAGAAGTAATACTCAGTTTCACATTGTTGTTTGGATAGTGTAATTGTTGTAGATTAAATTGGTAAAAGCATGGTTAATGAGATGGTTAGTTTGGTGGTGAAAATGGAAGCAAAATTGTTGTTAAGTCAGATCATGGATTTAGGTGTCATGTTTGATTTTTGTAAGCGCAATTAGATTTCAAATTCTGCAAGTGTAATTAGATTTAGTTTCAACACTTAATCTAGATTCAAATTCCTAGACTTAGAAGTAGTTTCAAGCTTATTAGGAAACTCCATGATTCTAGCTTAATTCGGTTTTGTTACATTTATGTTGTCAAACTTGAATCTTGTTAGAAATAAGTTGTTTAGAAATCTAGATATTATTTTGATTGAAAGTCAAGACTGAGAGCTCCTGATAGCTCCTGTCCGACTCCTTTAAGAGTTTGAACCGACCATTAGTCACTGTTGTACAGTGCAAAACCCCCAAAAATTGTACCACAGAGAACCCTTATCGCATACAGCTTTAGACACACCCCGATTCGATATTGAGATAAATTAAATGGTGCGAGTTGACAAAGCAACGACTTGCCCACCAAATTTCTCTAAGGAATTTTTCACTATAGCTAGTCCTTAATTGTCAACAAAATTAGAAATAACAATGAGATAATTTGCATCAATCTAGTATTAAGAAGCTCATTTCAGTGGGTTACAAGTTGTTTCCGTGTTCCACAAAATTGCCACAACAAGAGCAATAATTCAACCTACTATAAATTTGAAAATCATCCATACTCAAGGCAAATATTTAAACAAAGAccattcattttttatattgaaaCAATTGATTTCAATATTACATTAGATTTATTCTTTATTGTTATTCCTAAAACTGAATACCTAATCCTTCACATTTATTTCttgattaaaatttaattattctaATTTATTTTCTTAACTCTAATTATTTCAATTACTTATAAATTTATTGAATATATTATTTACTGTACCTAAGCAACTCTAATTTCAAGAAATTGTTATcttcttttaaaaatatatttggataaaaaatatatcaaatatcACTATTCCACTTCACAACTTTTTAAAttgtaaaatataatataaattcaAAAAATAGGTCAGCTACCTCTAATTTAGCTATTCAGGCTTAGCCCATTTGAATTCTAAGGGGTGGCCTTGTGTCCCTCTACCCCTTTTTTTGGGATATAtgtataatttttaattaatagatATTCAATGCacatattcattaaaaaaaaaggtGCATGTCAAACCTAATCCCCATGCTTGGAAAGTAGTGCCATTATTTGGAAGTCAAGGGTGACTCAACCATGATAGCGATAATAAACTCCAAGGACTAATTATGGTAATTCTAATATTTTGTAAATGTTGCTACTCTTGATCAACTTGATTGTGATTGGATCTTATATTTGTGAAGATAAGACTCCCTAAACTCCAAGAACTAATCATGATAATTCTAATGTTTTGTAAATGTTGCTACTCTTGATCAATCTGATTGTGATTGAAACTTTTATGAGTGAAGATAAGACTCCCTAACACATTGGAATTATGATAAACTTCAAGACCTAATCATGATAATTCTAATATTTTGTAAATGTTGCTACTCTTGATCAACCTGATTGTGATTGAAACTTATATCGTTGAAGATAAGACTCCCAAAACTACACATGAAATTATAGCATTTAACAAGTGCTATCCAGACCACCCACTCCCAAACACACATATAGAATGCATATACTCCCACGTAACAGATCCCAACACATATATACAATGTATATACTGCATTATATTATTTGGAACGGGTAATACGGTTAGCCATGCTAATCTATTACATAATAATCATATTACAGTATATCTTGTCTATGGAGTGTGCCAACCGTGTGTTTATCCAATTAATTGATTATTTCTATACAAAAAACATGCAATGACGTGTCCAATGGTTTGGATTAAAAATGTctataaataaaaaatttgttcCAACTATTATTTCGTCACTTTTGCAATGACTATTCTGTGCAGATTTTAAAACAAAAGAGAGCTATCTGGCCTGTATACTCGGTTTTCATTGATTTGTCATTATCTTGTATTGTTTCAACTAATTGGACACGGAGTTTCAATTTCCGGTATAATTGGATGGTTTGTCTTTGTTTTAGCCTTTTGCTGCAATTTTTCTTTTCAACATGGTGTTAGAATATAATTTGAAATATTGACCAAGGAATGCTTCTTTTGGTGGAGGATAGTTGTGAGTGGTGAGCAAGCAAGAAGAACTTTTAGAAGAAAAATGAAAGAGTCTGAGGTCATAGAAGGAGGACTTGGGCCAGAAGGAAATGCCAAAGCATCTGAAAATGGACACAATCTTCCAGCTTTGGAAGCCATCAAAGGAAGTCATGGATTCAAGGCTTGGGTACAAAAGACTCTCTGGCATGGTGGTTCTGTGTATGATGCATGGTTCAATGCTGTAGAAGGCCAGGTAAATTTTAATCTATTTTGAATCATATTTTATAATCTATCATTTTAATGATatagcaaggaaagaaaaatttctaaattaatattaaattaacaaACTCGCAACTGCTAAAAATAATTGAAAACATATTTTTCTTAtattgaattttactcttagctgAAGAGGTTCAGCCTATTGGCTCTGCCCGGATGACAAAAATACTTTGTGAAGGCTCTGGCTGGACTGGTAGCTCATgggcttcatgcccttgctgggTTGTCATGCTCGCAAGTCTGGACctccataaaaaaaaataaaagtaaaaaaattTTACCATATCATGCTCTTATTCTTGAGATCTCTTTATGTCTGGGCACCTTTTTTTGGTGGTATATCCAAGTGAAAAACAGTCACTGTATGAATCAGAGAAAATGGGTGCAAAGTTTAGAGGTTTGAATGTCAACccaattttcatttatttgttgGGTGAATGTGGGTATTATATTTTTGTTAGTAGATTGACAAATGTGGATCTTAGTTTGAACAAGTTTTTAGATTTGattatgtaaatttttatttttattaatattttggtTCACAGtccataatctatcatcaaaatgagatatgaaaaaagatttttttttgaattaatattAGATTTGACAAAGCTCGTAACTGCTAAAATAATTGAAAGCACATTCTCTTTATATTAAATTTTACCATCTCATACTCTTATTCTTGAGATCTCGTTATATCTGCACTTCCTTTTTCTTGTAATATCCAAGTGAAAAATCTTAAGTTAAATTTATTATCCTATATGACTGTACATGGTGTTTACGAACTTACCAAAATAAGTGCAGGTCTATCTCCATAATGGTTTAAGTTATAATGAGCTATTATTTCATTCGTGGTTGTGTTTTGCAGGTTGGCCAAGTCATTCTCTCAATGCCATACTCATACTCTCAAATGGGTTTTGGACTTGGGATTTTTTTCCACTTTCTATATGCAATTATTGGTATTTGGACCTGCTATATGCTGGCATGCCTATATCTTGAGTACAGATCTCGCAAGGAAAAGGAAGGTGTTGATTTCAGAAGACATGtcatccaggtatgttatgatctCTTTGCTTATTGATACTCTCCATTCATATAGGAGATCTGAAAACTTATACCCCTGCCACATTTTGTCCTCAGttttacctcttttaaccagtgtGTATCCATGATTTGCACCAATATAAGGTCGTCTGCAACTGCTAGGCAACAAGATTTTGTAAACTCTTTTTTTAATGGATCATATAGTTTGATTCAAAATGTTAAGGAAATAAATTCATGCAATTGATATCAGAAGCTATAACACAATAATATATAGACTGAGGAAATCATATGTCTACAAGATTTTATAAATTTCATGATGAAATGATGTTTAATTGATTCCAATGCAAGAGTTCTATATGAAATAATTTTGGCTCCGTGCTCTGTACTGAAGGATATGCAGTTGTAATACATTGCCTTATGTTTGATTTATCTATTATTCATTGAAAATAGCTGTTTCACTTTTGTGAATATTATTTAGATGTTAATAAGTATTATGTGGATCATTAATTTTCATGAGAGATGGATTCGTATGAAACAGTATTCATGAaatatgaatcaaaattttgacttATAAAGAAAATGATTGAATCCTAATAAAAATGTTATAATGCCTACATCGAAAGATCAGGATTTCTTAATCAGTGATATGAGCTAATACGACATTTTCCTGTTTTGCAGTACCATGAAGTGATGGGGCATCTTGTGGGTAAATGGCTTGGGAAGGTTTCTCTCTTTTTCAATGTTGTAACAATGGGGTGTGTAGCAACTGTGCAAATCATTGCATGTGCAAGGTAATTAACACCCAACAAAACATAAAACATTGTCTATATATATTTTCTAATACTATTAGTATTCAATGAGAGATTAATACACTTTTTTATTGTATTTATACTATTGGATTCCTCAGCAATGCCTATTATTTGAATTCAAAGTACAACAAGAGGGAATGGGCAATTATATTTGGTGCTATGTCTATGCTAACATGCCTCCTGCCAAGTTTCCACAATTTTAGAGTGTGGTCTATCATGGGAGTTATAACAACCACTTACACATCTTGGTACATGGTGGTTGCTGGCCTCATTCATGGAAAGGTATAACTTCACTTTTCCAAAAAAGGAAGAAAACATTAGATTAGTAAATACAATTATATGTGCATTATATTAGATATTATCTTTGTTGAATTTTCATACTAGGGATTTCACTTATTGTTTTTGCTTGGATCAGGTTCCAAATGTGAAGCATTCAGCACCCCAAGATCTTGTGAAGTTCTTCACAGGAACAACCAATATATTGTTTGCATTTGGAGGTCATGCTATTACTGTGTATGTTGTTTATTCTTCTCTCAGTtacttcaagttattttgcatcattgatattttcttctcaGTTATAAAGCAGTTCCTAGGCAGAACAGGCAGTACCATGAAATCAGCATTGAACAGAACATTTGAATGAAACCAAGCACCACTTATGCTAAGAGAATGGTTCAGTGATTCGCCAAAACTCGGTGAGTCACAGGTTGAGTGACCCTCGGCGAGTCCTGGGTGGCtcagactcggcaaggctgactcaaCTCGCTCCAGGCAAAAATCACTAGAAAATTGGTTTTTTTGCTGGAGTTCTAACGATTTTTTGCGAGTCCTGTCAATTTTTTGTCGAGTCCTGAATCGGGTCAACCACGCCGAATCCACGCCGAATCCGAGTCTCATTTCTATGGTCAAATGTGATCTCATCTGAAAGTGTCTAGCCATACATTGATTTGATTCAAAGAGAAAAATTACAgttttttttaacaaatgaatATTTGCTAAGTTTCTTTATACATAGAGCTACCCTgactttttcttttcaatttgcagAGAAATTATGCACGCTATGTGGAGGCCAAAGTCATACAAATATGTGTATTTATGTACAGTAGCTTATGTTATGACAATCACCTTGCCTCACTGTATTATACTCTACAAAAATTTTGGAGATGTGCTTCTGGATCACTCTAATGCCTTGTCTGTGTTTCCGAGAACCATTTTCAGAGACATTTCCTTAAGTTTCATGATTATCCACCAGGTAAACTAAAAAATTACAATCTGATAGTAAAGTAAGTACAACATTTTTCATTCTATTTGTGCAttcattagatgatgaagttgtgaTTGGGGAATCCCTCAAGTGATGAAAAATCCATCTAGTGAAGTTTTGATAGCAAAATTCTTGCAGTGAACTTTGTTTTATCCAATGAAAAATCCAACCTTTGCTCATAGGGGTCTATGAATGCAGGCAGTAGCTTTTGGAATGTATGTAATGCCACTGAATTTCATGTGGGAGAAAGTAATCGGAGTGCACAGTTCTAAATACTTGATCAGAGTAATTAGTCGGTTGCCAGTGTCAATCCTATTATGGTTTTTGGCCTTATTAGTCCCCTTTTTTGGACCTTTGAATTCCATGATCGGATCAGTAATAATGAGCTTCTCTGTATTCATTATTCCTTGTTTTGCCTACATCAGGGTTTTCAGAACCCAGAGCTCTAGACAGGTAAACAAACTTCTGCAAATCTGTACACTGTGTATGTTTTTTGAATGATGTTTTAGATTGAATCCACTTTTCTTCTTTCTGATGATGAATTGCTAAGTGCAATCCAGAACATGATCAAAAAAACATACACAGTTTTTTTTCAGAAACAAATCTTGCATCAATATTTCAAATTGATATGAAATTGGATACTGAAAATCATGTAATTTGACTATCATTAATGATTTTTTACTTGTACAATGTTTGCAGAATGCTGCTGAGAAACTAGCATCTTGGTTGCCGGGGTGGAATGGAATTATGGGTATAAACATAAGCATAATAGTTTTGATCGCAGTTCTTGGATTTTGTTTTGGGAGCTGGGCAAGTATTTCTAATCTTGCCCGGCAGGTTAGTTCTTTTGGTTTTTTTGAAAAGTGTTATCAATGCGACACTGTAAAAAAGTAAAGCCATGCTTTGTGTATGAAGGATGGTAATCTTGTAAATTATGGGTAGATCTCATTTCAGATACTATTCTTCTAAGGTGTATTGATGAGGATATCAACcattatttgttttttaattgGAAAAATgtatattgttatatttttttctGATCTTAAAGTTGTTTTCATGGTCATTTGAATCCTGTGAtgatggtttttttgtttttttttaatttattggaaaattttctaatatattatattaattaaaagaTTTTAGAAAGTCATTTTAGATGGTTTATGATAAAAAATGGTTATTTAATATATGGTTAAAAAAGTAAAGTTTAGAATATCAAGAATATCAAAATGAATTAAGTAAAAATACGAGGACAAGTTTAGAAGACATGTTTGAAAGTCTTATGGTGTTGACAAGGTGGGCACTTGGGATATAATGTGCAATGCTTAGATGAACTGACCTTTCTCTTAAGTGCAATTTTTGATAATGTAGGCACAAACAAAAATAAGCAATCTTAGAATCCATTCTCACCTTCTAGAACCATTGGAGTCtagagggacaaatgtagacatAAGAATAGATGCTTCACACTGATTCATCTTATTAAGTCTCAATGAGACAGGAATGAAAACTCTATATAGAAGACTTGCATGACATATAATTCCTAAAAGTAGTATCAAAATTCCATTGCCACTATTTCCACTAACTTGTAGGAGACCAAAGATCCAACTTGTGAAGTATAGCATCTAGGTTAGGCTCTTGTATGTGAaagttaaataaatatctattacaTAATAGGCCATAAGATTTAGTCCTTCATGGGATAAGATTTAGTCCTTCATGGtacaatgcctttataaaataGTTTAAGAGCTTTAATCTTTCAAGAGTATTTGACGAGGTATTCATgatagaggaccaacataagattcAAGAGTGTTTAAAGAAGTATTCATGATAGAGGACCATCAAAAGTTGTGATCATTGAAGGAAAACTATCATGACCGATTAGTTCTTGTACTTAATCAttttgaaataataaaatattaaataatgataaattaaatttaaacaaataattgagtaagaatattaaaatattataatttaaaataaaataaattaaaattaaaggtaaagctttattttttaaatttataattatctTTGTTTTATCTCTACGTGGATTGAGAAGGATCTTTAagttttttttattgaaaaaatgtatatattaaataaaaaatgatgGTTTTTTCTTATACCTTAGCATTATCGATTATGCTTTCATGTCCATTTAACATTGTGATGATGGTCTTTTATGGCACACTAGAATATTGTTGATTATGGTATCTCATTGGTTGTGCTTCTATTTTTTTATTGGAAATTTTTTTAACatttattattttcatattttataaATCATTTTAGATGGTTTTGGATAAAAAGTGGTTAGTTAACATGTGGTTAAAAAAAGTGAAGTTTAGAACATCAAGAATATCAAATTAAATTAAGCAAAAGCATGAGGAAAAGTCTAGATGATAGGTTTGAAAGGCTTAAGGTGTTGACAAGGTGGACACATGGGATACAATGTACAATGCTTATGTGAACCAACCTTTCTCCTAAGGGCAACCTTTGATAATATAGGCACAAAATAAAATTCTTTGACTCCATTCTCGCCTTCTAATTTCATTGAAGTCTAAAGAGGCAAATGTGCATATAGTAATAGAT is a genomic window of Cryptomeria japonica chromosome 7, Sugi_1.0, whole genome shotgun sequence containing:
- the LOC131059970 gene encoding auxin transporter-like protein 3, with product MKESEVIEGGLGPEGNAKASENGHNLPALEAIKGSHGFKAWVQKTLWHGGSVYDAWFNAVEGQVGQVILSMPYSYSQMGFGLGIFFHFLYAIIGIWTCYMLACLYLEYRSRKEKEGVDFRRHVIQYHEVMGHLVGKWLGKVSLFFNVVTMGCVATVQIIACASNAYYLNSKYNKREWAIIFGAMSMLTCLLPSFHNFRVWSIMGVITTTYTSWYMVVAGLIHGKVPNVKHSAPQDLVKFFTGTTNILFAFGGHAITVEIMHAMWRPKSYKYVYLCTVAYVMTITLPHCIILYKNFGDVLLDHSNALSVFPRTIFRDISLSFMIIHQAVAFGMYVMPLNFMWEKVIGVHSSKYLIRVISRLPVSILLWFLALLVPFFGPLNSMIGSVIMSFSVFIIPCFAYIRVFRTQSSRQNAAEKLASWLPGWNGIMGINISIIVLIAVLGFCFGSWASISNLARQVSSFGFFEKCYQCDTVKK